In Triticum urartu cultivar G1812 chromosome 6, Tu2.1, whole genome shotgun sequence, the following proteins share a genomic window:
- the LOC125515901 gene encoding uncharacterized protein LOC125515901, which produces MQFAAPPQHMRFHLYAPGRPSLFVDIRAYSYTPPSRGTTTTLRRFRCRPSTHRWRPCRATIPILLRRLLAKPAARVGIARPGRRSGRFRAATSSSAARATSAASRVRAAPAGFPRLSEA; this is translated from the exons ATGCAGTTCGCGGCGCCGCCGCAGCACATGAGGTTCCACCTCTACGCGCCAGGGCGCCCGTCGCTGTTCGTCGACATACGCGCCTACTCCTACACGCCGCCTTCGAGAGGTACGACGACTACGCTCCGACGCTTCCGCTGCCGTCCTTCCACCCACAGGTGGCGGCCGTGCAGGGCTACCATACCTATCCTCCTGCGCCGCCTGTTGGCGAAGCCGGCAGCACGTGTTGGGATTGCCAGGCCCGGTCGGCGGAGCGGCCGTTTCCGTGCGGCCACGTCTTCCTCTGCCGCCCGTGCTACAAGCGCCGCATCTCGTGTCCGTGCTGCGCCGGCTGGGTTCCCTCGCCTTTCTGAAG CCTAG